GCCGGAGCGCTTCATCGGCAGCGTACCGACCGGCCCCGTGATCTTCACGGGGGACGGGTCGCGGGTCCACCGGGATCTGATTGGTCGCCTGCGAGGCGAGGCCGATCTGTTCGACTCCGGACCTTTTTTCCTCGGAACGGCGCTGGCGGAGATGGCCGCCTCGCGCGACCGGCAAGGAGCGCCGTGGTCTCTCGCTCATCTGAGACCGAACTACATCCGTCCTCCCGACGCGGAGCTGCCCCGCAGACGCTAGAGGGGTGCCGCATCGAGCCGATGCTCCCCCGGGACCTTCCGGAGGTCGTGGCCATCGAGCGCGATACCTTCCCGATTCCGTGGACCCACGCCAACTTCCTGCACGAGATCGAGAACAATCCCTTTGCCTGCAACCGCGTCGTCCGCTCTTCCAGCGGCGGCGTGGAGGCCTACGCGAGCACCTGGATCATCGACGCCGAGGTGAGGATCAACAATCTCGCGGTGAGCGCCGGATCGCGCCGGCAGGGACGCGGCGAAGCGCTCCTCAGGCACCTGATGGAGGTCGGCCGGGGTCTCGGATGCCGTCGCATCTCGCTCGAGGTGCGGCCCAGCAACACCGCGGCACTGCGCCTGTACGCCAAGCTCGGCTTCCAGGAAGTCGGACGGCGCAGGAACTACTACACCGACACTCACGAAGACGCGCTGGTGATGCGGGCTTCTTTGTAAAGAGGGCGCGCGAGGCTCAATTTGCGGGTTCCCGCACGGGATGCTAGACTGCTCGCAGAAATCCGATGAAGAACAACCCCACCCCGTATGTTTCATTTCCTGCCAGCAAGGAGGTGCCGCCATGGAGACCGATCCCCGGGAGCTCAAGGAAGTGCTTCGCAAGGAGAACGAGGAGTTTCGACTCCTGATGGAGTCGCATGCGGCTTGCGAGGCCCGGTTGCACGAGCTCCAGGGGAAAGGCTTCCTGAACGAAGAGGAGAAGCTGGAGGAAGTGAACATCAAGAAAAAGAAGCTCCTTCTGAAGGACAAGATGGAGATTCTGATGCGTCATTACAGGGACGGAAACCTCACGGCATCGTCCCGCTGAGGGAGATTCCACCGCAGGCGCTCTAAAGGGGGCGACCCCCCAACCCTCGAGGCTTCCCGTGCGGATCGCCAAGGAGTCGATGCCCTACTTGGTGGTCGGTCTGACTGTGGCGCTGGCCGCGGCGGCTCTTGGATTTCCCTTCCTTTCGGGCGGTGCCTTCGCCCTATCCGCATTCGTCGCCTATTTCTTTCGGGATCCCCGGCGTGAAGTCCCGCGCGATCCGGACGCCGTCGTCTCCCCCGGAGACGGCCGGGTGGTCGAGGTGCACCGCGACGAGACCGGCCGGACCCACATCGCGATCTTCCTCTCCCTTTTCGACGTTCATATCAATCGCGCCCCCGCGGCCGGGACGGTCCGCAAGCTGGACTACCGCTCCGGACGGTTCCTTCCCGCCAACCATGGAAAGGCCGGAATCGAGAACGAGCGCAACGAGATGACCTTGGAGACGGAGCACGGGGAAATCCGCCTGGCGCAAATCGCCGGCGTGATAGCCCGTCGGATAGTATGTTGGAAGCGGGTGGGAGACCGGGTGGAGGCCGGGGAGCGTATCGGCCTGATCCAGTTCGGCTCGCGCCTGGAGGTTGTCCTCCCCGCAGGAATCCCGGCGGCGGTGGCCGTGGGGGATAGAGTCCAGGGTGGCAGCAGCATTCTTGCAAGGAACCCGGCGGCGGCCGCGGTCCAGGAGAGACGGCTTGAGGAAGCGAGCACCCGGTAAAATCCGATTTCGTCGCGGGGCCACGCTCCCGAGCGTCCTCACCTCCGTCAACCTCTTCTTCGGCCTGATCTCGCTCCTGAAGTCGATCGGGGGGGAGTATTCCCTGGCGGCGCTGTTGATTGCGCTCGCCCTGGTTCTCGACGGCCTGGACGGTCTGGTGGCGCGGCTCACCGGGACCGCCAGCGATTTCGGTCGGGAGCTCGACTCGCTCTCCGATCTGATCTCCTTCGGCGTCGCTCCGGCAGTGCTGGCTTACTGCTGGGGTCTGTCCGATCTGGGCCGGCCCGGCATGGTGGCCGCTTTCGGTTTCGTGCTGTGCGGCGCCCTGCGGCTGGCTCGGTTCAACATCCAGACGAGCAGCACGGACCGCCGCCACTTCGTCGGACTGCCGATTCCCGCGGCAGCGGGCGCGCTGGCGGCGCTGGTCTATTACTATCCCCGCCCGGTACAAGACCCGGTCATGGGCATCCTGGTCTGGCTGCTGATGGTCACCCTTGCCATCCTCATGGTTTCGAAGATGCGCTATCGCTCCCTCAAGGAGCTGGACCTGAAGGCGCGAAGGCCGTACCCGGTCCTTCTCCTGCCGATCCTGATTCTTCTCGCCATCTTCGCCTGGCCCGAGCAGGTGCTCCTGGGCATGGCTTTCCTCTATATCCTCTCGGGTGTCGTCCCCCGCGGCTTGTTCTCGGCCAAGGGAGATGGGAGAGAAGGCACCACCCCGGTGCAGGCGACGCACGGCCATGGCTCGCCCTAGCGCCGAATCGAAGCCCACCCGG
This genomic stretch from Candidatus Polarisedimenticolia bacterium harbors:
- the rimI gene encoding ribosomal protein S18-alanine N-acetyltransferase — protein: MLPRDLPEVVAIERDTFPIPWTHANFLHEIENNPFACNRVVRSSSGGVEAYASTWIIDAEVRINNLAVSAGSRRQGRGEALLRHLMEVGRGLGCRRISLEVRPSNTAALRLYAKLGFQEVGRRRNYYTDTHEDALVMRASL
- a CDS encoding phosphatidylserine decarboxylase — encoded protein: MRIAKESMPYLVVGLTVALAAAALGFPFLSGGAFALSAFVAYFFRDPRREVPRDPDAVVSPGDGRVVEVHRDETGRTHIAIFLSLFDVHINRAPAAGTVRKLDYRSGRFLPANHGKAGIENERNEMTLETEHGEIRLAQIAGVIARRIVCWKRVGDRVEAGERIGLIQFGSRLEVVLPAGIPAAVAVGDRVQGGSSILARNPAAAAVQERRLEEASTR
- the pssA gene encoding CDP-diacylglycerol--serine O-phosphatidyltransferase; this encodes MRKRAPGKIRFRRGATLPSVLTSVNLFFGLISLLKSIGGEYSLAALLIALALVLDGLDGLVARLTGTASDFGRELDSLSDLISFGVAPAVLAYCWGLSDLGRPGMVAAFGFVLCGALRLARFNIQTSSTDRRHFVGLPIPAAAGALAALVYYYPRPVQDPVMGILVWLLMVTLAILMVSKMRYRSLKELDLKARRPYPVLLLPILILLAIFAWPEQVLLGMAFLYILSGVVPRGLFSAKGDGREGTTPVQATHGHGSP